Within Syntrophorhabdus sp., the genomic segment AATAATATCGCACGAGAGCATCGGGATGTCAAAGCCTACCACGAGCGCCGGATGCACCTTCTCCTTCACCGGGAGGGGAACTTTTTCCTTCGCCATCTGTCACATTGGAAAGAAAGGAGACAATGTGGCAGCAAGGAGAACGCTCTCATCCCCGGTACCCATCACCGGATCGACGACAACGCGCATCTCACCCTGGCTGTGGCGGTTTTTCATCATTGCCGCCGCGTGTTACCTGTTCCTGTCGCTGACTGCATGTGGGGTCCTCAGCAGGAATGCCGAGATAAACGCATTTGTCGGGCGCCCCATGCAGGACCTCATTCAGGCCCGCGGCAACCCGGACCGCTGGGAGACGGACGGAAAGGGTAACAGGGTCCTCGTCTACGAATGGACGTGGGAATCCACCTACGAGACCCCAGGCCGTGCCTGGCGCGACGCGAGCGGTCTGCGCTGGACGAATCCCAAAACGGAGACCATCCTCCACAGGGGAAAAAGGGCGTACTACGTGAACAAGCAGGGCATCGTCTTCGACGGGAAGTGGGCGTGGTGAAAAACGGGTTCAAGGGTTCCAGAGTTCAATAGTTCAAGAGAAAAAACCCTTGAACCCTTGAACTTTTGAACCTTCTTCTCAACCCTTCTTTTTAATCCCCGTGGCGAGAATGATGGCCATGGCTATTGAGATCGCGCCGGCGCCGAAGGCCGTAAAATAGGAGCGGGTGATGTCGAAGGAGAAGCCGGCGATGAGGGGGCCGGCGGAGCCGCCTATGGTGGCTCCCAAAAGGGAGATGCCGAAGAGGGAACCCATGGCCTTCACACCGAAGAGCTCGGCGTGGGCAAGGGGGAATATGGAGGCAAGGCCCCCGTATCCGAACCCGAAGATGACGACGAACGCCCAGAGCTGCCACTGGGAGCTGCCGAGGAAGGGAAGGAGCATG encodes:
- a CDS encoding OFA family MFS transporter, yielding VGAMSVVGRFSLGVLTEKWGIKRSFIIILCCQCFTMLLPFLGSSQWQLWAFVVIFGFGYGGLASIFPLAHAELFGVKAMGSLFGISLLGATIGGSAGPLIAGFSFDITRSYFTAFGAGAISIAMAIILATGIKKKG